A portion of the Luteolibacter yonseiensis genome contains these proteins:
- a CDS encoding thrombospondin type 3 repeat-containing protein: protein MTRHLLVPLLAASLSSTASAQTLIWADNFDTGQGQLALDSAPLAGRRSGIEAENIMVRSAQVQQVSIGNSLYMWGSGGRVRFQRDTSTWCDFAALPSAPTILAAGGLTVEFDINTRFGTLEGAFVGFAVGFAGPGEPGVRITDSGTDHAVRFGKEGIHTRYKNGVVTGDPVTATATGHVKIEYLFNSFADGSPVTVKTTLAGNVVGYDTFTWNGNAGKLHMELENRGGSDQYLDNIRISTAVLYDVSLTTSGYDFNTSSAAGTPIGDLTAKTPLNESGDEPMTYALVSGDGSTDNDKFSINSFDQLVSGSYNFKLGAAGKTYSVRVRGTGATTGSFSEKIFLIKPVKDDDADMLPDDWELGFPGHTSLADLTGLVFGEGPGAGTGDYDGDGFSDADEYFYWVMEPGLSPYSLDSDGDGLPDSEETAPPEGRVVTNPRLADSDADGIPDKDEYTVGTNPNVADTDEDGSRDGFEVSHGSDPLSYVSRPALPAGFALVPVTDDASTGISSTKTYTHRVSGGGAATINGVAFDTLTAGAAPADFTWTSAAKNQFTATQLGGWVAATGGVTGTGLQQLLGTFTYGSPLQTYQLGNLTPGQTYDVRIYIRAYSQDSLRPINFTYTNGSEVGIPFGALLPDRPKIMLSTDINSTDPNNDSAYYVSYRYVARETTLRIEAAGSTADSFHFYGLTNEVVVTNAGPYASYSSVIPNEADRDKSDDPDGDGFTNLQEYLLGGSPVAGTPSLATFEKTSGGLIVRWLERAGGVYVLQEGSTLADPWGVSAVVPTVSADQTGKYSDDYTRKEALIPLDAVRKFVRVKASTAE, encoded by the coding sequence ATGACCCGACACCTCCTCGTGCCGCTCCTCGCGGCCTCGCTATCATCAACCGCTTCCGCCCAGACACTCATCTGGGCCGACAACTTCGACACCGGGCAAGGCCAGCTCGCCCTCGACTCGGCTCCGCTGGCGGGCCGGCGCTCCGGAATCGAAGCGGAGAACATCATGGTCCGGTCCGCACAGGTCCAGCAGGTGAGTATCGGCAATAGTTTATACATGTGGGGAAGCGGAGGGCGCGTGCGCTTCCAGAGGGATACAAGCACCTGGTGCGACTTCGCGGCGCTCCCCTCCGCTCCGACCATCCTGGCGGCGGGCGGACTCACCGTGGAATTCGACATCAACACCCGGTTCGGCACGCTTGAAGGGGCCTTTGTGGGATTCGCGGTCGGCTTTGCCGGTCCCGGCGAGCCTGGTGTCCGTATCACGGACTCAGGAACGGACCATGCCGTCCGGTTTGGCAAGGAAGGCATCCACACACGCTACAAGAACGGCGTGGTCACCGGCGACCCGGTCACCGCCACCGCCACCGGGCATGTGAAAATCGAATATCTTTTCAACTCTTTCGCGGACGGTTCGCCGGTCACGGTCAAGACCACCCTGGCCGGCAACGTGGTCGGCTACGACACGTTCACCTGGAATGGAAACGCGGGCAAGCTCCACATGGAGCTGGAGAACCGTGGCGGAAGCGACCAATATCTCGACAACATCAGGATCTCCACCGCCGTACTCTACGACGTGAGCCTGACGACGTCCGGATATGACTTCAACACCTCATCTGCGGCGGGCACGCCGATCGGCGATCTCACCGCCAAAACACCGCTGAATGAAAGCGGTGACGAACCAATGACCTATGCCTTGGTCTCTGGTGATGGCTCGACGGACAACGACAAGTTCTCCATCAATTCTTTCGACCAACTGGTCTCGGGGTCCTACAACTTCAAGCTGGGTGCCGCGGGAAAGACCTATTCCGTCCGTGTGAGAGGTACTGGCGCCACCACCGGCTCCTTCTCGGAAAAAATCTTCCTCATCAAGCCCGTCAAGGATGACGATGCCGACATGCTGCCTGACGACTGGGAGCTCGGTTTCCCCGGCCACACGAGCCTCGCCGACCTGACCGGCCTGGTCTTCGGCGAAGGTCCGGGCGCGGGCACCGGTGACTACGATGGCGATGGATTCTCCGACGCGGACGAGTATTTCTACTGGGTCATGGAGCCGGGCTTGTCACCTTACTCGCTGGACAGCGACGGCGATGGTCTTCCCGACTCGGAAGAAACCGCGCCGCCCGAAGGACGCGTCGTCACCAATCCGCGTCTGGCCGATAGCGATGCCGACGGCATCCCGGACAAGGATGAATATACCGTGGGCACCAATCCCAATGTGGCCGACACGGATGAAGACGGCTCCCGCGATGGTTTCGAGGTCTCCCATGGCAGCGACCCGCTTTCCTATGTCTCACGCCCGGCGCTGCCGGCCGGCTTCGCCCTGGTTCCGGTGACCGATGATGCCAGCACCGGCATCAGCAGCACGAAGACTTACACCCACCGTGTCAGCGGGGGCGGGGCCGCCACGATCAACGGAGTCGCCTTCGACACGCTCACCGCGGGTGCGGCTCCTGCGGACTTCACATGGACGAGCGCTGCGAAGAATCAATTCACGGCGACACAGCTCGGTGGCTGGGTGGCCGCGACCGGTGGAGTCACCGGCACCGGCCTCCAGCAATTGCTCGGCACCTTCACCTACGGCTCCCCTCTCCAGACCTACCAGCTGGGCAACCTGACCCCGGGCCAGACCTATGATGTGAGGATCTACATCCGCGCCTACTCCCAAGACTCCCTCCGGCCGATCAACTTCACCTATACCAACGGCAGCGAGGTCGGAATACCTTTCGGAGCGCTCCTTCCCGACCGTCCGAAAATCATGCTGAGCACCGACATCAACAGCACGGACCCCAACAACGACTCGGCGTATTACGTGAGCTACCGTTATGTGGCCCGGGAGACGACCTTGAGAATCGAAGCCGCCGGGAGCACCGCGGACAGCTTCCACTTTTACGGCCTGACCAACGAGGTGGTGGTGACAAATGCCGGTCCGTATGCCTCCTATTCCTCTGTCATCCCCAACGAAGCGGACCGCGACAAATCGGACGATCCGGATGGCGACGGCTTCACGAACCTCCAGGAATACCTTTTGGGAGGTTCACCCGTCGCCGGCACCCCTTCGCTGGCGACATTCGAGAAAACAAGCGGAGGACTCATCGTCCGCTGGCTGGAACGCGCGGGCGGGGTTTACGTCCTCCAGGAAGGCTCCACTCTCGCCGATCCGTGGGGCGTCAGCGCGGTGGTTCCAACCGTATCCGCCGACCAAACCGGAAAATATTCCGATGACTACACCCGCAAGGAGGCGCTGATCCCGCTGGATGCGGTGCGCAAATTCGTCCGGGTGAAGGCTTCGACCGCCGAATAA
- a CDS encoding PDDEXK nuclease domain-containing protein, translating into MKKRPAKESAHSGDYSGLVGNIGELLDSARRSSARAVNAVMTATYWEIGRNIVEFEQQGKERAEYGERLPANLSTDLTTRYGRGFGLVQVRIMRQFFLTYPMAPQASGSPAPIRQSSIDEFPSTLPPSIRQSLIGESRQSCDIGQMHLYLNYAREHWCEENENPPIGLILCTEKGESLARYALEGLPNKTLVREYRTVLPDEQRLADEIQNAWHKLSNRG; encoded by the coding sequence ATGAAAAAGCGCCCGGCGAAAGAATCCGCTCATTCCGGGGATTATTCCGGCCTCGTCGGCAACATCGGCGAGTTGCTGGACTCTGCCCGCCGCTCCTCCGCCCGGGCCGTCAACGCCGTCATGACCGCGACGTATTGGGAAATCGGGCGGAACATCGTGGAATTCGAACAACAGGGAAAAGAACGGGCGGAGTATGGAGAACGATTGCCCGCCAATCTTTCGACAGATTTGACCACACGCTACGGAAGAGGTTTCGGTTTGGTTCAAGTCCGCATCATGCGCCAGTTTTTCCTCACCTATCCGATGGCTCCCCAGGCGTCCGGATCCCCCGCTCCCATTCGTCAATCATCGATTGACGAATTTCCCTCCACCCTCCCTCCGTCCATTCGCCAATCCCTGATTGGCGAATCCCGGCAATCTTGCGACATCGGTCAGATGCATCTCTATTTGAACTATGCGCGCGAGCATTGGTGTGAAGAAAACGAGAACCCACCCATCGGACTCATCCTCTGCACGGAAAAAGGAGAATCCCTCGCCCGTTATGCTCTGGAGGGGTTGCCGAACAAAACCCTCGTCCGCGAATACCGCACCGTGCTTCCCGACGAACAACGTCTTGCTGATGAAATCCAGAACGCCTGGCACAAGCTTTCCAACCGCGGCTGA
- the ffh gene encoding signal recognition particle protein produces MFTSLSDSLDKTFRNLRGVGKISEKNIADALREIRIALLEADVEFGVAKDFISRVKEKAMGEDVLKSIKPGEQIVKIFHDELEALLGGDQAPLDLNPPARILICGLNGAGKTTTSAKLANRLKKEGRRPLLIACDLYRPAAIDQLAVLAKQIDVPCYTPDASESDVVKVAKDALAWAEKQQGTVLIFDTAGRQEIDEKLILELKRLHDFVKPKETLLVADSATGQQAVSVAEHFDGAVGITGIILTKLDGDARGGAALSMRAVTGKPIKYAGEGEKLDQLFEFHPSRMADRILGMGDIVGMVEQVADKVNEADAMRSMKRMQEGKFDFTDFLDQMKMIQNLGPLEGLLGLMPGFSKIKKQLPAGAFDNKKIKRTEAIVLSMTLEERTRPEIIKGSRRQRIADGSGTTLMEVNQLIKQFGEMRKMMKSPTKMGNMMKQLGGAPGMKDIMKGFGGGKFPF; encoded by the coding sequence ATGTTCACATCGCTCTCCGACAGCCTCGACAAGACTTTCCGCAACCTCCGTGGCGTCGGAAAAATCTCGGAAAAGAACATCGCCGACGCGCTCCGGGAAATCCGCATCGCGCTGCTGGAGGCGGATGTCGAATTCGGCGTCGCCAAGGATTTCATCTCCCGGGTGAAGGAAAAGGCCATGGGCGAGGACGTTCTCAAGTCCATCAAGCCCGGTGAACAGATCGTCAAGATCTTCCACGACGAGCTGGAAGCCCTTCTCGGCGGCGACCAGGCACCGCTCGACCTCAACCCGCCCGCCCGCATCCTCATCTGCGGCCTCAACGGTGCCGGCAAGACCACCACCTCCGCCAAACTCGCCAACCGCCTGAAAAAGGAGGGCCGACGCCCGCTGCTCATCGCCTGCGACCTTTACCGCCCCGCCGCCATCGACCAGCTCGCCGTGCTCGCGAAACAGATCGACGTGCCTTGCTACACCCCGGATGCCTCGGAAAGCGACGTCGTGAAAGTCGCCAAGGACGCCCTCGCATGGGCCGAGAAGCAGCAGGGCACCGTGCTCATCTTCGACACCGCCGGCCGCCAGGAGATCGATGAGAAACTCATCCTCGAGCTCAAGCGCCTGCACGATTTCGTCAAGCCGAAGGAAACCCTCCTCGTCGCGGACTCCGCCACCGGCCAGCAGGCCGTCTCCGTGGCCGAACACTTCGACGGTGCCGTCGGCATCACCGGCATCATCCTCACCAAGCTCGACGGAGACGCCCGCGGCGGCGCCGCCCTCTCGATGCGCGCCGTCACCGGCAAGCCGATCAAATACGCCGGCGAGGGCGAGAAGCTGGACCAGCTTTTCGAATTCCACCCGAGCCGCATGGCGGACCGCATCCTCGGCATGGGCGACATCGTCGGCATGGTCGAGCAGGTCGCGGACAAGGTGAACGAGGCCGACGCCATGCGCTCGATGAAGCGCATGCAGGAAGGAAAGTTCGATTTCACCGACTTCCTCGACCAGATGAAGATGATCCAGAACCTCGGTCCGCTCGAAGGCCTGCTGGGCCTCATGCCCGGATTCAGCAAGATCAAGAAGCAGCTCCCCGCCGGTGCCTTCGACAACAAGAAGATCAAGCGCACCGAGGCCATCGTGCTCTCGATGACGCTGGAGGAGCGCACCCGCCCCGAGATCATCAAGGGCTCGCGCCGCCAGCGCATCGCCGACGGCTCCGGCACCACCCTCATGGAGGTGAACCAGCTCATCAAGCAGTTCGGCGAGATGCGCAAGATGATGAAATCCCCCACGAAAATGGGCAACATGATGAAACAACTCGGCGGAGCCCCCGGCATGAAGGACATCATGAAAGGCTTCGGCGGCGGGAAATTCCCGTTCTGA
- a CDS encoding MlaA family lipoprotein: MIRPSVTRTTPSRLPRHATYVALAAALASCTTTGPAPTSARSDSHGHAPAPEFINDPLEPFNRGMWAANKGILVGVVRPVAKGYRAVVPPPARESINHFRRNLNYPGRLINDTLQGRWSDAGDETVRFLTNTTAGGLGFFDVATKWNIPKTEANFSQTFGTWGWKPSMFLVLPFAGPSDDRNATGYLADSAAEPWNYAGSPYTAIGPVTAFNRLSDKAESAARILKSEDDSYALAKYAWSYAAKDGQPDWRVAGPVDRPTLETLGAVQISLTDPEFGSDGREMSVKIPSTGRRLKFNCWIQPQTAPVVYISPGLSSHRLSLATLWLAEQLYQNGYSVVTTSSVFQPEFMENASSADVPAYPKVDSRDLHVALTEIDRLLAGKYPGRFGKKALVGCSMGGFLSLRIAAGEKQAPDDLVRFDRYVAINPPVNLQYGSQHLDSYTRAPLAWPAAERQARLNNAAHKVAKLITLPPEAGGAPPFEGIETKYLIGLTFRVALRDIVYSSQRRNNMGVLQTPITPWKREESYREIMNFTFSDYFQQFAVPYYQQRGISMAELRREGNLATHTAALRDQKKIRVITNRNDFLLPPDDLSWMNSTFGPSRLTLFPSGGHMGNLSSPPVRDAILGAVRDLK, from the coding sequence ATGATCCGTCCCTCTGTCACGCGCACCACTCCCTCCCGCCTGCCCCGCCACGCCACCTATGTGGCGCTGGCCGCCGCGCTCGCCTCCTGCACGACGACAGGCCCGGCCCCCACCTCGGCGAGATCCGACAGCCACGGACATGCTCCGGCTCCGGAGTTCATCAATGATCCGTTGGAGCCGTTCAACCGCGGCATGTGGGCCGCGAACAAGGGCATCCTCGTGGGCGTGGTGCGACCGGTGGCCAAGGGCTACCGCGCGGTCGTTCCGCCACCGGCGAGGGAATCGATCAACCATTTCCGCCGGAATCTCAACTACCCCGGCCGCCTCATCAATGACACGCTGCAGGGCCGCTGGTCCGATGCCGGTGATGAAACCGTGCGTTTCCTGACAAACACCACCGCGGGCGGTCTCGGATTTTTCGATGTCGCGACGAAATGGAACATCCCGAAAACGGAAGCGAATTTCAGCCAGACCTTCGGCACCTGGGGCTGGAAACCATCGATGTTCCTGGTGCTTCCGTTCGCTGGTCCCAGCGACGACCGGAACGCGACGGGCTACCTCGCGGACAGCGCCGCCGAGCCATGGAACTACGCGGGCTCGCCCTACACCGCCATCGGTCCCGTCACCGCTTTCAACCGCTTGTCCGACAAGGCGGAGAGCGCGGCGCGCATCCTGAAGTCCGAAGACGACTCCTACGCGCTCGCGAAATACGCCTGGAGTTACGCGGCCAAGGACGGCCAGCCGGACTGGCGGGTCGCAGGTCCAGTGGACCGCCCGACCCTTGAAACACTCGGAGCCGTCCAGATCAGCCTGACGGATCCCGAGTTCGGTTCCGACGGCCGTGAGATGTCGGTGAAAATCCCCTCCACCGGGAGGCGGCTGAAGTTCAATTGCTGGATCCAGCCGCAGACGGCTCCGGTCGTTTACATCTCGCCGGGCCTCAGCTCGCACCGCCTTTCCCTCGCCACGCTCTGGCTTGCCGAACAGCTTTATCAGAACGGTTATTCCGTGGTCACCACCTCCAGCGTCTTCCAGCCGGAGTTCATGGAAAACGCTTCCTCCGCCGACGTCCCCGCCTACCCGAAAGTGGACAGCCGCGACCTGCATGTGGCGCTGACGGAAATCGACAGGTTGCTCGCCGGCAAATATCCCGGCCGTTTTGGCAAGAAGGCCCTCGTCGGCTGCTCCATGGGCGGCTTCCTCAGCCTGCGCATCGCCGCCGGCGAGAAGCAGGCGCCGGACGACCTCGTGCGCTTCGACCGCTACGTGGCCATCAACCCGCCGGTGAACCTGCAATACGGTTCGCAGCACCTCGACAGCTACACCCGCGCGCCGCTCGCATGGCCCGCCGCGGAACGCCAGGCACGGCTGAACAACGCCGCGCACAAGGTCGCGAAGCTGATCACCCTGCCTCCCGAAGCGGGCGGGGCTCCTCCGTTCGAAGGCATCGAGACGAAGTATCTCATCGGCCTGACATTCCGTGTCGCCCTGCGGGACATCGTCTACAGCAGCCAGAGGCGCAACAACATGGGCGTCCTGCAAACGCCGATCACTCCGTGGAAGCGTGAGGAGAGCTACCGGGAGATCATGAACTTCACGTTCAGCGACTACTTCCAGCAATTCGCGGTTCCCTACTACCAGCAGCGCGGCATCAGCATGGCGGAACTCCGCCGCGAGGGAAATCTCGCCACCCACACCGCCGCCCTGCGGGACCAGAAAAAGATCCGCGTCATCACCAACCGCAACGATTTCCTGCTGCCGCCGGACGATCTTTCGTGGATGAACTCCACCTTCGGCCCGTCGCGCCTCACGCTCTTCCCCTCCGGCGGCCACATGGGGAACCTGTCCAGCCCTCCGGTGCGGGACGCCATCCTCGGTGCGGTGCGGGATCTGAAGTGA
- a CDS encoding polysaccharide deacetylase family protein, with the protein MTKHILLFTFLATLCGWAQETPEPPVPVEPPAVEQPTTPDDGVRVSVLGYHDFSETLPETAMRIRTSKFRKQMETVRQLGIKVITLDEFIAWKKGERDIPQKSMLLTFDDGWKSFYTDAYPILREFNYPFTLYLYKDYVDGGGKALTIPMIQEMLGHGCTIGSHSVSHPFPIVFKSFRKKGPQAYDAFLRKEMGESKRFLEEKFPVKANTYSYPGGYHTEEMLTLGKEFGYTHLFTVLPGKVKRGLPDETLPRYMILGNYDKVFELATTFREGQGSPAQIGEVAEFVQKTPYPVTPEAGAIINTRLPVISADLSTLENFDPATLTMKVSGFGEVPAIFSAGTRKYSWQVNRRLRQPGCQVLISWKDAAGKATETPLRWSFQIDLESAYLPDGE; encoded by the coding sequence ATGACGAAGCACATCCTGCTATTCACCTTCCTCGCCACCCTCTGCGGATGGGCGCAGGAAACTCCGGAGCCACCCGTGCCGGTGGAGCCGCCCGCCGTGGAACAACCCACGACGCCGGACGACGGCGTGCGCGTCTCCGTGCTCGGCTACCACGATTTTTCCGAAACCCTGCCGGAAACCGCGATGCGCATCCGCACCTCGAAGTTCCGCAAGCAGATGGAGACCGTCAGGCAGCTGGGCATCAAGGTCATCACGCTCGACGAGTTCATCGCCTGGAAAAAAGGCGAGCGGGACATCCCGCAGAAGTCGATGCTGCTCACCTTCGACGACGGGTGGAAATCCTTCTACACCGACGCCTACCCCATCCTCCGCGAGTTCAACTATCCGTTCACCCTCTACCTCTACAAGGACTACGTGGACGGCGGCGGCAAGGCTCTCACCATCCCGATGATCCAGGAAATGCTCGGCCACGGATGCACCATCGGCAGCCACTCCGTCAGCCATCCGTTTCCCATCGTCTTCAAGTCCTTCCGCAAGAAGGGTCCGCAGGCCTACGACGCCTTCCTCCGCAAGGAAATGGGGGAATCCAAGCGTTTCCTCGAGGAGAAGTTCCCCGTCAAGGCGAACACCTACTCATATCCCGGCGGCTACCACACCGAGGAGATGCTCACGCTCGGCAAGGAATTCGGCTACACCCACCTCTTCACCGTGCTTCCCGGCAAGGTCAAACGCGGCCTCCCGGACGAGACGCTCCCCCGCTACATGATCCTTGGAAACTATGACAAGGTGTTCGAGCTCGCCACCACCTTCCGCGAGGGCCAGGGCTCCCCGGCGCAGATCGGGGAGGTCGCCGAATTCGTCCAGAAGACACCCTACCCCGTCACCCCGGAGGCCGGTGCCATCATCAACACCCGCCTGCCGGTGATCTCCGCGGATCTCTCGACCCTCGAAAATTTCGATCCCGCCACCCTCACCATGAAGGTCTCCGGCTTCGGCGAGGTCCCGGCCATTTTCTCGGCCGGGACGCGCAAGTATTCCTGGCAGGTGAACCGCCGCCTGCGCCAGCCGGGCTGCCAGGTTCTGATCAGTTGGAAGGATGCCGCCGGAAAAGCCACCGAGACGCCGCTCCGCTGGTCTTTCCAGATCGACCTGGAGTCCGCCTACCTGCCGGACGGCGAGTAG